The following are from one region of the Amycolatopsis sp. QT-25 genome:
- a CDS encoding gluconate:H+ symporter, with product MIDWLQHSTGGLLTLAAVSIAVLLFLIIKVKLEPFIALIVVGLLTALAAGLPVGQIVGSAQKASDSLLEKGFGGILGHIAAIIGLGTILGSILERSGGARVLTGALLRAIGEKRAPLAMGLAGFVFGIPVFFDIGIFVLAPLVYVAAKQGGRSLVLYALPLLAGLSITHAFLPPHPGPVAAAGLLHVELGWIILMGLVCGVPAFLVGGVAYSTWIGNRVNVPVPAEFLIAEEEGEAEQNPPSLGLVLAIIAVPLVLILAGTFGSIWLPKNSPAAGVAAFIGTPAVALTISVLLASWLLGLRRGLTGKDLSELSAKSLRPVAMILLVVGAGAFFGAVLSATGIGKAVAGSLDNAGLPVILAAYVISCGMRIAQGSATVAIVTTSGIVAPTVATLGYSQMQLALLVVAISAGSIIASHVNDGGFWIISRYFNLTVPQTLKTWTVLETVLSVSGFGVAALLMAVV from the coding sequence ATGATCGATTGGCTCCAACATTCGACGGGAGGTCTCCTGACCCTCGCCGCCGTCTCGATCGCGGTTTTGCTGTTCCTCATCATCAAGGTCAAGCTGGAACCCTTCATCGCCTTGATCGTGGTCGGCCTGCTGACCGCGCTGGCCGCGGGCCTGCCGGTCGGCCAGATCGTCGGCTCCGCGCAGAAGGCGTCCGATTCCCTTCTGGAGAAGGGGTTCGGCGGGATCCTCGGCCATATCGCCGCGATCATCGGACTCGGTACCATCCTCGGGTCCATTTTGGAGCGTTCCGGCGGAGCGCGAGTGCTCACCGGCGCGTTGCTGCGCGCCATCGGTGAGAAGCGGGCCCCGTTGGCGATGGGCCTCGCGGGTTTCGTCTTCGGTATCCCGGTCTTCTTCGACATCGGCATCTTCGTGCTGGCACCGCTGGTCTACGTCGCGGCCAAACAGGGCGGCCGCTCGCTGGTGCTGTACGCGTTGCCCCTGCTCGCCGGCCTTTCCATCACCCACGCGTTCCTCCCGCCGCACCCCGGCCCGGTCGCCGCGGCGGGCCTGCTGCACGTGGAACTCGGCTGGATCATCCTGATGGGCCTGGTCTGCGGTGTCCCGGCGTTCCTCGTCGGCGGCGTCGCGTACTCGACGTGGATCGGCAACCGCGTGAACGTGCCGGTTCCCGCGGAGTTCCTGATCGCGGAGGAAGAAGGCGAGGCGGAGCAGAACCCGCCGTCGCTCGGGCTGGTGCTGGCGATCATCGCGGTCCCGCTCGTGCTGATCCTCGCCGGGACCTTCGGCAGCATCTGGCTTCCCAAGAACTCCCCGGCCGCCGGTGTAGCCGCGTTCATCGGCACCCCGGCGGTCGCGCTGACGATCTCGGTGCTGCTCGCGTCCTGGCTGCTCGGCCTGCGCCGCGGCCTGACCGGCAAGGATCTGAGCGAGCTTTCGGCGAAGTCGCTCCGCCCGGTCGCGATGATCCTGCTGGTGGTCGGCGCGGGCGCGTTCTTCGGCGCCGTGTTGTCCGCCACCGGGATCGGCAAGGCCGTCGCGGGGTCACTGGACAACGCCGGTCTCCCGGTCATCCTGGCCGCGTACGTGATCAGTTGCGGGATGCGGATCGCGCAGGGCTCGGCGACCGTCGCGATCGTGACCACGAGCGGCATCGTCGCGCCGACGGTGGCGACGCTGGGTTACTCGCAGATGCAGCTCGCCTTGCTGGTCGTGGCGATCTCCGCCGGTTCGATCATCGCCTCGCACGTGAACGACGGCGGTTTCTGGATCATCTCGCGGTACTTCAACCTGACCGTGCCGCAGACCCTGAAGACCTGGACGGTATTGGAAACCGTCCTTTCCGTTTCCGGTTTCGGCGTGGCAGCATTGCTCATGGCAGTGGTTTAA
- a CDS encoding lactonase family protein gives MTGLDRRTFLGAVGAAGLTTVFGSHLANASEQSCGPKGTGAIYLSSYTSSGHGLDVAHRDAVTNAVVVDRTIPGVSNASWFDISADRKTLYVTNEDENGQISAFSLADPVKPRLLNKKSAKGKHPTHLSVHASQKYVLAANYSSGSVVVLPILADGRLGDVVDVAQHKGAERQAHAHQVVNDPTGKWVLAVDLGADSVYVYELDTATGKLKLNQQLKLPSGAGPRHLAFHPNGRYAYILGELRAEVTVAAWNPTTGKLTAGQVVPAVPAGTPGEQYPGEIATSKDGKFVYASVRGSDTIASFGVGEDGKSLRLLNNAPVGGVYPRHFTLDPTERWFYVSSDKSGTLSWLPRDPATGLPGAVAGKLALPQVNSVFFA, from the coding sequence ATGACCGGACTCGATCGACGCACCTTCCTCGGCGCAGTCGGAGCGGCTGGACTCACGACCGTTTTCGGCTCCCACCTCGCGAACGCCTCCGAACAATCCTGCGGACCGAAGGGAACCGGGGCCATCTACCTCAGCAGCTACACCAGTTCCGGGCACGGGCTCGATGTCGCTCACCGGGACGCGGTGACCAACGCGGTCGTCGTCGACCGGACGATCCCGGGAGTCAGCAACGCCTCCTGGTTCGACATCAGCGCCGACCGCAAGACGCTCTACGTGACCAACGAGGACGAGAACGGCCAGATCTCCGCGTTCAGCCTGGCCGATCCGGTGAAACCCAGGCTGCTCAACAAGAAGTCGGCCAAGGGGAAGCACCCGACCCATCTGAGCGTCCACGCGAGCCAGAAGTACGTGCTGGCCGCGAACTACAGCAGCGGCAGCGTCGTCGTCCTCCCCATCCTCGCGGACGGGAGACTCGGCGACGTCGTCGATGTGGCTCAGCACAAGGGCGCCGAGCGTCAGGCGCACGCGCACCAGGTCGTCAACGATCCCACCGGCAAGTGGGTGCTCGCGGTCGATCTCGGCGCGGATTCGGTCTACGTCTACGAACTCGACACCGCGACCGGGAAGCTCAAGCTGAACCAGCAGCTGAAACTCCCGTCGGGCGCCGGGCCGCGGCATCTGGCGTTCCACCCGAACGGCAGGTACGCGTACATCCTCGGGGAGCTGCGTGCCGAGGTGACCGTCGCGGCGTGGAACCCGACCACCGGGAAACTCACCGCCGGACAGGTCGTTCCGGCCGTTCCCGCGGGCACGCCGGGTGAGCAGTACCCGGGCGAGATCGCCACGTCCAAGGACGGGAAGTTCGTCTACGCCTCGGTGCGTGGTTCCGACACGATCGCGTCGTTCGGCGTCGGCGAGGACGGGAAATCCTTGAGACTGCTGAACAACGCGCCCGTCGGCGGGGTGTATCCGCGGCACTTCACCCTCGACCCGACCGAGCGCTGGTTCTACGTCTCGAGCGACAAGTCCGGCACGCTCAGCTGGCTGCCGCGCGATCCCGCCACCGGTCTTCCCGGGGCCGTCGCCGGGAAGCTGGCGCTCCCCCAAGTCAATTCCGTCTTTTTCGCTTAA
- a CDS encoding extracellular solute-binding protein: protein MRTRVLIAGLAAVGLVTGCAPAQNAPAAGGGDEKSGTVRVWLFDEANRAPKEAAVKEAIAEFKAAHSGVEVDVQWIPVEGRADKFSGAFNDPASAPDVAEFGNTDVSSYAATGALADLTGDLSSWKEGADVLPAVLETAKSGGKTYGLPWFTGIRALYYRTDLFAELGLKPPATLAELTETAKTIRARKPELYGISVGGKYTYAMLPFLWAHGGEIAKQDGDKWKSALDSEQAKAGVAAYANLLKADICPPEQCANLTGTQSITAFAGGKAGMAIGGDFNRKAVEAGQAKGKYAIIPIPGTEAGKIAPAFAGGNLLGVFNATKRKGLAVEFTQLLGGAKYQEKMYVAMGNLPTLGSVQQKLAASDPSVKPFVDTLTAGTKFVPATAAWSKIDAQNVLPTAIQQIATGGKDPAAALATASAEMNKAFG, encoded by the coding sequence ATGAGAACTCGCGTCCTCATCGCGGGCCTCGCGGCTGTCGGCCTCGTCACCGGCTGTGCACCGGCTCAGAACGCCCCGGCCGCGGGCGGCGGTGACGAGAAGTCCGGCACGGTCCGGGTCTGGCTGTTCGACGAAGCCAACCGCGCGCCGAAGGAGGCGGCGGTCAAGGAGGCGATCGCCGAGTTCAAGGCGGCGCACTCGGGCGTCGAGGTCGACGTCCAGTGGATTCCGGTGGAAGGCCGCGCGGACAAGTTCTCCGGTGCCTTCAACGATCCGGCCAGCGCGCCGGACGTCGCCGAATTCGGCAACACCGACGTGTCCAGCTACGCCGCCACCGGCGCGCTGGCCGACCTGACCGGCGACCTTTCGTCGTGGAAGGAAGGGGCGGACGTCCTGCCCGCGGTACTGGAGACGGCGAAATCCGGCGGCAAGACCTACGGGCTTCCGTGGTTCACCGGCATCCGCGCGTTGTACTACCGCACGGACCTCTTCGCCGAACTCGGCCTCAAGCCGCCGGCCACGCTGGCGGAGCTGACCGAGACCGCGAAGACGATCCGCGCCAGGAAGCCGGAGCTGTACGGCATCTCCGTCGGCGGCAAGTACACCTACGCGATGCTGCCGTTCCTGTGGGCGCACGGCGGTGAAATCGCCAAGCAGGACGGCGACAAATGGAAGTCGGCCCTGGACTCCGAGCAGGCCAAGGCCGGGGTGGCGGCGTACGCGAATCTGCTGAAGGCGGACATCTGCCCGCCCGAGCAGTGCGCCAACCTCACCGGGACGCAGAGCATCACGGCGTTCGCCGGCGGCAAGGCCGGGATGGCGATCGGTGGTGACTTCAACCGCAAGGCCGTCGAGGCGGGCCAGGCGAAGGGCAAGTACGCGATCATCCCGATCCCGGGCACCGAGGCGGGCAAGATCGCCCCCGCGTTCGCGGGCGGCAACCTGCTCGGCGTGTTCAACGCGACGAAGCGCAAGGGCCTCGCGGTCGAGTTCACCCAGCTGCTCGGTGGCGCCAAGTACCAGGAGAAGATGTACGTCGCCATGGGCAACCTGCCCACGCTCGGCAGCGTCCAGCAGAAGCTCGCCGCGAGCGACCCGTCGGTCAAGCCGTTCGTCGACACGCTCACCGCGGGCACCAAGTTCGTCCCCGCCACCGCGGCGTGGTCGAAGATCGACGCGCAGAACGTGCTGCCGACCGCGATCCAGCAGATCGCGACCGGCGGCAAGGATCCCGCCGCCGCGCTGGCCACCGCGTCCGCCGAGATGAACAAGGCGTTCGGCTAA
- a CDS encoding sugar ABC transporter permease, with amino-acid sequence MVTKEIPRTTAPAVPARRSPRRRRDGRAALLYLAPGGILLLAMLVYPIYQLVLISFYDYGQPQAVGNAPLVFLGLQNYVDLLENVQFWEVLAKTLGFTAVCVVGSLALGTGLAVLATRVRAWARVPLFLAALAAWATPAMAGSYVWLFLFDADFGLVNEVLSGLGFTGMANHSWTFDTYSTFGLVAAEVIWCSFPFVMVTMYAGLKGVPEEVVEAAYLDGASTWRTTWSITLPMVRPLLTIATIQSIIWDFKIFTQIYVMTNGGGVAGRNLVLNVFAYQQAFAGQEYGLGAALGVVMTLLLLSITGLYVRSQRRSAGWV; translated from the coding sequence GTGGTCACGAAGGAGATTCCCCGCACCACGGCTCCGGCCGTCCCGGCACGGCGGTCGCCCCGCCGTCGCCGGGACGGGCGGGCGGCCCTGCTCTATCTGGCGCCCGGCGGCATCCTGCTGCTGGCGATGCTGGTGTACCCGATCTACCAGCTCGTCCTGATCTCGTTCTACGACTACGGCCAGCCGCAGGCGGTCGGCAACGCGCCGCTGGTGTTCCTCGGTCTCCAGAACTACGTCGATCTGCTGGAGAACGTCCAGTTCTGGGAAGTGCTGGCCAAGACCCTCGGCTTCACCGCGGTCTGCGTCGTCGGCAGCCTCGCGCTCGGGACGGGGCTCGCCGTGCTGGCGACCCGGGTCCGCGCCTGGGCACGGGTCCCGCTGTTCCTGGCGGCGCTGGCCGCGTGGGCGACGCCGGCGATGGCGGGCTCGTACGTCTGGCTGTTCCTGTTCGACGCCGACTTCGGGCTGGTCAACGAGGTGCTCTCGGGCCTCGGGTTCACCGGGATGGCGAACCACTCCTGGACCTTCGACACCTACAGCACGTTCGGGCTGGTGGCCGCCGAGGTCATCTGGTGTTCGTTCCCGTTCGTCATGGTGACGATGTACGCGGGACTCAAGGGAGTGCCGGAAGAGGTCGTCGAGGCCGCGTACCTCGACGGCGCGTCGACCTGGCGCACCACGTGGTCGATCACGCTGCCGATGGTGCGGCCGCTGCTGACCATCGCCACGATCCAGTCGATCATCTGGGACTTCAAGATCTTCACCCAGATCTACGTGATGACCAACGGCGGCGGCGTGGCCGGGCGCAACCTCGTGCTCAACGTCTTCGCCTATCAACAGGCCTTCGCCGGACAGGAATACGGTCTCGGCGCGGCGCTCGGAGTCGTGATGACCTTGCTGCTGCTGTCCATCACCGGGCTGTACGTCCGGTCGCAACGCCGGAGCGCGGGATGGGTGTGA
- a CDS encoding carbohydrate ABC transporter permease — protein sequence MGVTTAPARPRSGRVKKPGRLIAEILCVVIAGMVAFPVYWMVLSAFKPTGQIQAENPRPWTLTPTLEHFERVLSGEGFALFFLNSVIVAVVVVALSLLLSFLSAVALTRFNFKGRTVLLVMVLVAQMVPVEALTIPLFFLMRSVGDVAPAFGTNHLGSLILVHLAFSLPFAIWMLRGFVAAVPQELEEASKIDGASRMRFTWQILFPLVAPGLVAISVLAFIHAWNDFLFAKTFIISNTENQTLPLAILVFFKPEDTDWGAVMAGSTLMTIPVLVFFILVQRRLVSVMGGAVKG from the coding sequence ATGGGTGTGACGACAGCGCCTGCCCGGCCGAGGTCCGGCCGGGTCAAGAAGCCCGGCAGGCTGATCGCCGAAATCCTCTGTGTGGTCATCGCGGGAATGGTCGCGTTCCCCGTGTACTGGATGGTGCTTTCGGCGTTCAAGCCCACCGGGCAGATCCAGGCGGAGAACCCCCGCCCCTGGACGCTCACACCGACCCTGGAGCACTTCGAACGGGTGCTGAGCGGCGAAGGGTTCGCGTTGTTCTTCCTGAACAGCGTGATCGTGGCCGTCGTGGTGGTGGCGTTGTCGCTGCTGCTCTCGTTCCTTTCGGCCGTCGCGCTGACGCGGTTCAACTTCAAGGGCAGGACCGTCCTGCTGGTGATGGTGCTGGTGGCGCAGATGGTGCCGGTCGAGGCGCTGACCATTCCGCTGTTCTTCCTGATGCGGTCGGTCGGCGACGTGGCGCCGGCGTTCGGCACCAACCACCTCGGCTCGCTGATCCTGGTGCACCTGGCGTTCAGCCTGCCGTTCGCGATCTGGATGCTGCGCGGCTTCGTCGCCGCGGTGCCGCAGGAACTGGAAGAGGCCTCGAAGATCGACGGGGCGAGCCGGATGCGGTTCACCTGGCAGATCCTCTTCCCGCTGGTGGCGCCCGGGCTGGTGGCGATCAGCGTGCTGGCGTTCATCCACGCCTGGAACGACTTCCTGTTCGCCAAGACGTTCATCATCTCCAACACCGAGAACCAGACGCTCCCGCTCGCGATCCTGGTGTTCTTCAAACCGGAGGACACCGACTGGGGCGCGGTGATGGCCGGCTCGACCCTGATGACCATTCCGGTGCTGGTGTTCTTCATTCTCGTGCAACGACGACTCGTGTCCGTCATGGGCGGCGCGGTGAAGGGCTGA
- a CDS encoding beta-N-acetylhexosaminidase encodes MPGFETLLPRPVSVETLPGRCPVPSEVDVRTDAALPAEGYRLEIDPSGVTLHAADAAGEFYGRQTLRQLVGPDAFRAASIHGGQREIPCGVVTDHPRFAWRGCLLDVARHFRTKAEVLRFVDLIAAHKLNVLNLHLTDDQGWRIEVPEFPRLTEVGGWRKSSMVGRHDGPERDGRPHGGCYTTDDLREIVAYAAARSVTVVPEVDIPGHARAAIAAYPELGPETAEPWEVWTSWGISTSLLNTKKSTVDFFKSIFDHVLDVFPSEVIALGGDEVPGATEEHGWFVREIARHLVERGRRPLGWDEVLEAGDLPPMVIGSWQSEAAGVRAAAAGHEVVMCPEDHVYLDHRQSDHPDEPIPVGYLSTLESFYGYEPVPADFPDGKTILGAQAQVWAEHLDTVRRVDYVAFPRLCAFAEVAWSSPEGRDYAEFLPRLRDHHLPRLDALGVEYRPLDGPLPWQTRPGVPGRPRQR; translated from the coding sequence ATGCCTGGCTTCGAAACCTTGCTCCCTCGTCCGGTCTCGGTGGAAACCTTGCCGGGACGCTGCCCGGTACCGTCCGAAGTGGACGTCCGTACCGACGCCGCACTGCCCGCCGAGGGTTACCGGCTGGAGATCGACCCGTCGGGCGTGACCCTGCACGCCGCCGACGCGGCAGGCGAGTTCTACGGCCGTCAGACCCTCCGGCAGCTCGTCGGACCGGACGCGTTCCGGGCCGCGTCCATCCACGGTGGACAGCGGGAGATCCCGTGCGGGGTGGTGACCGACCATCCCCGATTCGCCTGGCGCGGCTGTCTGCTCGACGTGGCGAGGCATTTCCGGACCAAGGCCGAGGTGCTGCGGTTCGTCGACCTCATCGCCGCGCACAAGCTCAACGTGCTCAACCTGCACCTGACCGACGACCAGGGCTGGCGGATCGAGGTCCCGGAGTTCCCCAGGCTGACCGAGGTCGGTGGCTGGCGGAAGTCGTCCATGGTCGGGCGGCACGACGGGCCGGAGCGGGACGGGCGGCCGCACGGCGGGTGCTACACGACCGACGACCTCCGCGAGATCGTCGCGTACGCCGCCGCGCGTTCGGTGACGGTGGTCCCGGAGGTCGACATCCCCGGGCACGCGCGGGCCGCGATCGCCGCCTATCCCGAACTCGGGCCGGAAACCGCCGAACCGTGGGAAGTATGGACGAGCTGGGGCATCAGCACGTCTCTGCTCAACACGAAGAAGTCCACAGTGGACTTCTTCAAGAGCATCTTCGACCACGTGCTGGACGTCTTCCCGTCGGAGGTCATCGCGCTCGGCGGCGACGAAGTACCCGGCGCGACCGAGGAGCACGGCTGGTTCGTGCGCGAGATCGCGCGGCATCTGGTCGAACGAGGACGTCGTCCGCTCGGCTGGGACGAGGTGCTCGAGGCGGGAGACCTGCCGCCGATGGTCATCGGCTCGTGGCAGAGCGAGGCGGCCGGGGTCCGCGCGGCGGCCGCGGGGCACGAGGTCGTCATGTGTCCCGAGGACCACGTGTACCTGGACCACCGGCAGTCCGACCATCCCGACGAACCGATCCCCGTCGGCTACCTGAGTACGCTGGAGAGCTTCTACGGCTATGAGCCGGTGCCCGCCGACTTCCCCGACGGGAAGACGATTCTCGGCGCGCAGGCGCAGGTGTGGGCGGAGCATCTCGACACCGTTCGGCGGGTGGACTACGTCGCCTTCCCGCGACTGTGCGCTTTCGCCGAGGTGGCGTGGAGCAGCCCGGAGGGCCGGGACTACGCGGAGTTCCTGCCGCGTCTGCGGGACCACCACCTGCCGCGGCTGGACGCACTCGGCGTCGAATACCGGCCGCTCGACGGGCCGCTTCCCTGGCAGACGCGGCCTGGAGTTCCGGGACGGCCGCGACAGCGGTAG